The Micromonospora sp. NBC_00421 genome contains a region encoding:
- a CDS encoding metallophosphoesterase: MAAGDAVQVRPARGSLRPLVSGATLVVVLALLFGLPWWTLTVAARWPEPVVAAGTSVFVVAVVALPVLMYLGHGRRRLDAAARAGDTLLGLVWILFVWALLGNVARLPLAVAGVADPVRSRAVAVGAAVVSIVLAVWGYAEAMRVPRVRRVDVTIDRLGAGLDGVRVVLLTDTHYGPIDRARWSARTIEVVNGLAPDIVCHTGDIADGTVDQRRAQAAPLGTVQARLARVYVTGNHEYYGQAQGWVDHMRALGWEPLHNRHLVVERGGAQLVVAGVDDVTAASSGVAGHRADHAAALAGTDPRLPVLLLAHQPKQIDDAVAAGVDLQLSGHTHGGQMWPFHYLVRLDQPVVQGLSRHGRTQLYTSRGTGFWGPPFRIFAPSEITLLTLRTG; encoded by the coding sequence ATGGCTGCTGGCGATGCCGTACAGGTCCGGCCGGCGCGAGGGTCGCTGCGACCGCTGGTGTCCGGGGCGACGCTGGTCGTGGTCCTGGCGTTGCTGTTCGGGCTGCCATGGTGGACGTTGACGGTGGCGGCGCGGTGGCCGGAGCCGGTGGTGGCCGCCGGCACGAGCGTGTTCGTGGTCGCGGTGGTCGCGCTCCCCGTTCTGATGTATCTCGGGCACGGCCGCCGGCGGCTGGACGCGGCGGCCCGCGCGGGGGACACGCTCCTTGGCCTGGTCTGGATCCTCTTCGTCTGGGCGCTGCTCGGCAACGTGGCTCGGCTCCCGCTCGCCGTCGCAGGGGTCGCCGACCCGGTGCGGTCCCGGGCTGTGGCGGTCGGTGCGGCGGTCGTCTCGATCGTCCTGGCCGTCTGGGGGTACGCCGAGGCGATGCGGGTGCCCCGGGTCCGGCGGGTGGACGTGACCATCGACCGGCTGGGTGCCGGTCTCGACGGGGTCCGGGTGGTGCTGCTGACCGACACCCACTACGGCCCGATCGACCGGGCCCGCTGGTCCGCCCGCACGATCGAGGTGGTCAACGGCCTGGCCCCCGACATCGTCTGCCACACCGGCGACATCGCCGACGGCACCGTCGACCAGCGCCGGGCGCAGGCAGCGCCGCTGGGCACTGTGCAGGCCCGGCTGGCCCGGGTGTACGTGACGGGCAACCACGAGTACTACGGCCAGGCGCAGGGCTGGGTCGACCACATGCGGGCCCTCGGCTGGGAGCCCCTGCACAACCGGCACCTCGTGGTGGAGCGGGGAGGCGCCCAACTTGTCGTGGCCGGGGTCGACGACGTGACCGCCGCTTCGTCCGGCGTGGCCGGTCACCGCGCCGACCACGCCGCGGCGCTGGCCGGCACCGACCCGCGGCTGCCGGTGCTGCTGCTGGCGCACCAGCCGAAGCAGATCGACGACGCGGTCGCGGCCGGCGTGGATCTGCAACTGTCCGGGCACACCCACGGCGGCCAGATGTGGCCGTTCCACTACCTGGTCCGGCTCGACCAGCCGGTCGTGCAGGGCCTCAGCCGGCACGGCCGGACCCAGCTCTACACGAGCCGGGGGACCGGTTTCTGGGGCCCGCCGTTCCGGATCTTCGCGCCGAGCGAGATCACCCTGCTCACCCTTCGGACGGGTTAG